The Cronobacter sakazakii genome has a window encoding:
- a CDS encoding sensor histidine kinase translates to MSWLRPESLLGKLLLFLGLPLSLLWAFSALNSYVSALNAATQAYDRTLLASARIVAERLNVHHGELQADVPWVVLDSVERNMNDRLYYKVKDTRGRVISGYDDLPAMPGGVARTELYPALAWFYHATYQGQRLRVARLLQPVNEDGINGMAEIYVAETLQSRHLLARQLLISSALSQGGLVLLTLLLAGLLLRRVLKPMRKLSRLMVRRAPGELTPLPDLLPWSETRLLIIAFNRYMSRLRALIARQERFSADASHQLKTPLAVLKTQAAVALASPDPAQWRESLQAMSTTLDQTIDLTERLLQLATLRRAEPGETRALDVVDLVAAARESCFSRLPQARSKPVDLGYEGEEGPVWVAAEPLLLAELCANLLDNALKYTPAGGVVTVRVCVEAGEARLEVEDSGPGIDAAQRDQALTPFRRLDNASTHPGAGLGLALVNDIARWHRTRAELLKGEQLGGLLVRVRLLLHASAPGQSGV, encoded by the coding sequence ATGAGCTGGTTGCGCCCTGAATCCCTCCTCGGAAAACTGCTGCTGTTTCTCGGCCTGCCGCTCTCGCTGCTGTGGGCATTTTCCGCGTTAAACAGCTATGTCAGCGCGCTGAACGCCGCAACTCAGGCCTACGATCGTACGCTGCTGGCCTCGGCACGTATTGTGGCTGAGCGCCTCAACGTGCATCACGGCGAATTACAGGCGGACGTGCCCTGGGTGGTGCTCGATAGCGTCGAGCGCAACATGAATGACCGCCTCTACTACAAAGTGAAAGATACGCGCGGGCGGGTTATCTCCGGCTATGACGATCTGCCCGCGATGCCGGGCGGCGTGGCGCGTACCGAGCTTTACCCGGCGCTGGCGTGGTTTTATCACGCGACCTATCAGGGCCAGCGGTTGCGCGTGGCGCGGCTGTTGCAGCCGGTCAATGAAGATGGCATTAACGGCATGGCGGAGATTTATGTCGCCGAGACGTTGCAGTCGCGTCATCTGCTGGCGCGGCAGTTGCTCATCTCGTCTGCGCTCTCGCAGGGCGGGCTGGTGCTGTTAACGCTGCTGCTCGCCGGGCTGCTGCTGCGCCGCGTGCTGAAACCGATGCGCAAGCTGTCGCGCCTGATGGTCAGACGCGCGCCCGGCGAACTGACGCCGCTGCCCGATCTGCTGCCGTGGTCGGAAACGCGCCTGTTGATTATCGCCTTCAACCGTTATATGAGCCGCCTGCGCGCGCTCATCGCCCGCCAGGAGCGCTTCAGCGCCGACGCCTCGCATCAGTTAAAAACGCCGCTGGCCGTGCTGAAAACCCAGGCGGCTGTGGCGCTGGCGAGCCCCGATCCGGCGCAGTGGCGCGAAAGCCTTCAGGCGATGAGCACGACGCTCGATCAGACTATCGATCTGACCGAGCGGTTATTACAGCTCGCGACGCTTCGGCGCGCCGAGCCCGGCGAGACGCGCGCGCTCGATGTGGTGGATCTGGTGGCAGCGGCGCGGGAAAGCTGTTTTTCACGGCTGCCGCAGGCGCGCAGCAAGCCCGTCGATCTTGGTTATGAAGGCGAAGAGGGGCCGGTGTGGGTTGCCGCTGAACCGCTGCTGCTGGCGGAGCTGTGCGCCAATTTGCTGGATAACGCGCTGAAATATACGCCCGCGGGCGGCGTCGTGACGGTGCGCGTCTGCGTTGAGGCAGGGGAGGCGCGCCTTGAGGTCGAAGACAGCGGCCCCGGCATTGATGCCGCGCAGCGCGACCAGGCGCTGACGCCGTTTCGCCGTCTCGATAACGCCAGCACGCACCCCGGTGCCGGGCTGGGGCTGGCGCTGGTTAACGATATCGCCCGCTGGCACCGCACCCGCGCCGAACTCTTAAAAGGCGAGCAGCTCGGTGGTCTGCTGGTACGCGTGCGTCTGCTTCTCCATGCCTCTGCGCCAGGTCAAAGCGGCGTTTAA
- a CDS encoding YfaZ family outer membrane protein — protein sequence MKNTLRLAMAGLLLAATQASAISVNGSVGEHYTNMGVGLGTESSGLQLTGNWAHNDDHGDIVGAGLGFNMPLGPFMVTPGVKAVYLSPKEGSEGYAAAVGGGVRWDLGQHLSLFGDYYYSPDSLSSGVNDYQEASAGARFSIFRPISVEAGYRYINLTGKDGDRDSKVADGPYLGVSAGF from the coding sequence ATGAAAAACACACTTCGTTTAGCAATGGCCGGCCTGCTGCTGGCTGCCACCCAGGCGAGCGCCATCAGCGTCAACGGCTCCGTGGGTGAGCATTACACCAATATGGGCGTGGGCCTCGGCACCGAAAGCAGCGGTCTGCAACTGACCGGCAACTGGGCGCACAATGACGATCACGGCGATATCGTGGGCGCGGGCCTGGGCTTCAATATGCCGCTCGGGCCGTTTATGGTGACGCCGGGCGTGAAGGCGGTTTACCTGAGCCCGAAAGAAGGCAGTGAAGGCTACGCGGCGGCGGTCGGCGGCGGCGTGCGCTGGGATCTCGGCCAGCATCTTTCACTGTTTGGTGACTACTACTACTCGCCGGATTCGCTTTCCAGCGGAGTGAACGATTACCAGGAAGCCAGCGCGGGCGCGCGTTTCTCGATCTTCCGCCCGATTAGCGTCGAAGCCGGTTATCGCTATATTAACCTGACCGGTAAAGACGGCGATCGCGACAGCAAAGTGGCCGATGGCCCGTACCTGGGCGTCAGCGCAGGCTTCTGA
- a CDS encoding nicotinamide mononucleotide deamidase-related protein YfaY translates to MLQTEMLSTGDEVLHGQIVDTNAAWLADLFFNQGLPLTRRNTVGDSLESLVSALTERSQHADILIVNGGLGPTSDDLSAEAAARAAGVELVLHEGWLAQMERFFEARGRVMAASNRKQALLPAGSEMIDNPVGTACGFAIKLNRCLIFFTPGVPSEFKRMVEHEILPRLRERFTLPEPPLCLRLTTFGRSESDLAAALDTLPLPPDVVMGYRSSTPIIELKLTGPASRRAEMEAIWPKVREVAGDSLIFEGTETLPAQIARCLREQQLSITLSEQFTAGLLALQLSGADAPLLASEVLPAQVETLAQTAHWNVDRRSRHLADLALSIASVEDDEINIALTTPQGTHAVRLRFNASRYALHIRQEICAMMALTLVRRWLNGQDVTASQGWVQVVETHTV, encoded by the coding sequence ATGCTACAGACAGAAATGCTCTCGACCGGCGATGAGGTGCTGCACGGTCAGATTGTCGATACCAACGCCGCCTGGCTTGCCGATCTGTTTTTTAATCAGGGACTGCCGCTGACCCGCCGCAACACCGTTGGCGACAGCCTGGAATCGCTGGTATCCGCGCTGACCGAGCGCAGCCAGCACGCCGATATTTTAATCGTCAACGGCGGCCTGGGGCCGACCAGCGACGATCTCAGCGCTGAAGCGGCGGCCCGCGCGGCAGGTGTGGAGCTGGTGCTGCACGAAGGCTGGCTCGCGCAGATGGAGCGCTTTTTCGAAGCGCGCGGGCGCGTAATGGCCGCCAGCAACCGCAAACAGGCGCTGCTGCCGGCGGGCAGCGAAATGATCGACAACCCGGTCGGCACCGCCTGCGGGTTTGCTATAAAGCTCAATCGTTGTCTGATTTTCTTCACGCCGGGCGTGCCGTCTGAATTTAAGCGCATGGTGGAGCATGAGATCCTGCCGCGCCTGCGCGAGCGCTTTACGCTCCCCGAACCCCCGCTCTGTCTGCGTCTCACCACCTTTGGCCGCTCTGAAAGCGACCTCGCCGCCGCGCTCGATACGCTGCCGCTGCCGCCGGATGTCGTGATGGGCTACCGCTCCTCCACGCCGATTATCGAACTCAAACTCACCGGGCCTGCGTCGCGGCGTGCGGAGATGGAAGCCATCTGGCCAAAAGTGCGTGAAGTGGCGGGCGACAGCCTGATTTTTGAAGGCACCGAAACGCTGCCTGCCCAGATCGCCCGCTGCCTGCGCGAGCAGCAGCTCAGCATTACGTTAAGCGAACAGTTCACCGCGGGCCTGCTGGCGCTGCAACTCTCGGGGGCCGACGCGCCGCTACTGGCAAGCGAAGTGCTGCCCGCCCAGGTGGAGACGCTGGCGCAGACCGCCCACTGGAACGTTGATCGTCGCAGCCGTCATCTCGCCGACCTGGCGCTGAGCATCGCGAGCGTGGAAGACGACGAGATTAACATCGCGCTCACCACGCCGCAGGGCACCCATGCCGTGCGCCTGCGCTTTAACGCCAGCCGCTACGCGCTGCATATCCGCCAGGAAATTTGCGCCATGATGGCGCTGACGCTGGTGCGCCGCTGGCTGAACGGCCAGGACGTGACGGCAAGCCAGGGCTGGGTGCAGGTAGTCGAAACACACACGGTCTGA